In Halopseudomonas xinjiangensis, a single genomic region encodes these proteins:
- a CDS encoding type II secretion system protein GspK — protein MKPTRQRGIALVTALLVVALATVAAVAMALRGQADIRRTSAVFERDMSRHIAAGAEAMVLQVLEQAGGPDDLPWDTCLSPVLPFEVDGIRLQATLDNMQCRYNVNALAGADEVEQGYFASLVDRASQESGVSMPSGAQLAVAVTDWMNPETDDPVYRLADPPKVSGNRPMITASELVSVSGMTGEAWQALSPYVTAYPGAASAIDLERSSDVIKEVFAERPAPQEAPWYMRLQIVAEFGERRYYQCTLLDAPNGKVVLREQTACEP, from the coding sequence GTGAAGCCGACCAGACAGCGGGGTATCGCTCTGGTCACGGCGCTGCTCGTGGTAGCGCTGGCGACGGTTGCAGCGGTGGCCATGGCCCTGCGTGGTCAGGCCGACATTCGCCGCACCAGCGCGGTGTTCGAGCGAGACATGTCCAGGCACATCGCGGCTGGTGCCGAGGCCATGGTATTACAGGTTCTCGAACAGGCTGGCGGGCCCGATGATCTGCCCTGGGACACATGTCTGTCACCGGTGCTCCCGTTCGAAGTGGACGGCATCCGCTTGCAGGCGACGCTGGACAATATGCAGTGTCGCTACAACGTCAATGCGCTGGCTGGCGCAGACGAGGTCGAGCAAGGGTACTTCGCCAGCCTGGTCGACAGGGCCTCTCAGGAATCGGGGGTCAGCATGCCGTCCGGTGCGCAGTTGGCTGTGGCGGTGACCGACTGGATGAATCCGGAAACGGACGATCCGGTTTATCGACTGGCTGACCCACCGAAAGTATCCGGAAACCGGCCGATGATCACGGCGTCGGAGCTGGTGAGCGTCAGCGGTATGACCGGCGAAGCCTGGCAGGCCCTCTCGCCCTACGTGACGGCTTACCCCGGTGCTGCCAGCGCTATCGATCTGGAACGAAGCAGCGACGTCATCAAGGAAGTATTCGCGGAGCGACCGGCACCGCAGGAAGCGCCCTGGTACATGCGCCTGCAGATAGTCGCCGAGTTTGGCGAACGACGTTATTACCAGTGCACCCTGCTTGACGCACCCAACGGAAAAGTGGTGCTTCGAGAACAAACGGCCTGTGAGCCCTGA
- the gspJ gene encoding type II secretion system minor pseudopilin GspJ — MIHRSRRTRGFTLLEMLVAMAVFAIMSMVAYQGLRAVLDADAVTREQAQRLADLQVTLSVLERDLAQVIDVAVRDEYGDSLPPLRLRAGGDTELLELVRAGAGGDQRIRRTAWRITERGLEREMWPGIDIVDTEAMRVRPFAELVGTEQVLGLDSGFFFIIRTEEGLQRVESWPPADADGEGASLPLAVELVLDLPGVGPVRRLMAVGL; from the coding sequence ATGATTCACCGCTCACGCCGGACGCGCGGTTTCACACTGCTGGAAATGCTGGTCGCCATGGCCGTGTTCGCAATCATGAGCATGGTCGCGTATCAAGGGCTGCGCGCGGTGTTGGACGCAGATGCGGTCACGCGCGAACAGGCTCAGCGTCTCGCGGATCTGCAGGTGACCTTGAGCGTCCTGGAGCGCGATCTCGCCCAGGTCATTGATGTCGCGGTTCGCGATGAGTATGGCGATAGCCTGCCGCCGCTGCGTCTGCGTGCGGGTGGCGATACGGAATTGCTGGAGCTGGTGCGGGCCGGCGCTGGCGGCGACCAGCGTATCCGCCGTACCGCCTGGAGGATCACCGAGCGGGGCCTGGAGCGCGAAATGTGGCCGGGCATCGATATCGTCGACACCGAGGCGATGCGGGTGCGACCCTTCGCCGAGCTGGTCGGTACGGAACAGGTGCTTGGGCTCGATAGCGGATTCTTCTTCATCATTCGCACCGAGGAAGGCCTGCAGCGAGTCGAATCCTGGCCGCCAGCGGACGCGGATGGTGAGGGCGCCTCTTTGCCGCTTGCGGTCGAGTTGGTGCTCGATTTACCGGGTGTAGGTCCGGTACGCCGGCTGATGGCGGTGGGACTGTGA
- the gspI gene encoding type II secretion system minor pseudopilin GspI has translation MRSRKTDRGFTLLEVLVALTVLGVALAALVKTGSEHARNTGYLQERTLAHWAGQNVLAEYEAGMRAVADGNHTGEVIMGPYRYGYEANVSDFTATAPFPLPPVKRIDVRVWMAERGEEHQRANVTGFVLP, from the coding sequence ATGCGCAGCCGGAAGACTGATCGCGGGTTTACCCTCCTCGAAGTGCTGGTAGCCCTGACGGTACTCGGGGTGGCACTAGCTGCGCTGGTCAAGACCGGTTCCGAGCACGCCCGGAACACGGGTTATCTGCAGGAGCGCACGCTGGCGCACTGGGCCGGGCAGAATGTGCTCGCTGAATACGAAGCCGGTATGCGGGCGGTTGCAGACGGCAACCATACCGGAGAGGTGATAATGGGCCCGTATCGCTACGGCTATGAGGCGAACGTGAGCGACTTTACCGCCACCGCGCCCTTCCCGCTGCCGCCGGTCAAGCGTATCGATGTCCGGGTCTGGATGGCTGAACGTGGCGAAGAGCACCAGCGAGCCAACGTCACCGGATTTGTCTTGCCATGA
- a CDS encoding GspH/FimT family protein — MELLVVLVLVGIVASLATLAVGDGAERQVRSEADRLAGVLRLARDETMITGQAERALGLRRDGYSFLELVLLDDATREWRPVTDTQLGPHPIDQQIVELDLVVEEKRLALPQTSGWEPHIRLSNTGEMTPAVITLRKPGSTIERHIEVGADGRVEVLDAQPED; from the coding sequence ATGGAGCTGCTCGTCGTGCTGGTATTGGTGGGCATCGTTGCGAGTCTGGCGACCCTGGCGGTCGGCGACGGGGCAGAACGACAGGTTCGCAGCGAGGCTGATAGGTTGGCAGGCGTCCTCAGGCTGGCGAGGGACGAGACCATGATCACCGGCCAGGCCGAGCGCGCGCTCGGCTTGCGGCGTGATGGATACAGCTTCCTCGAACTGGTATTGCTTGATGATGCGACTCGCGAATGGCGACCGGTGACCGACACGCAGCTCGGCCCGCATCCCATCGATCAGCAGATTGTCGAGCTCGATCTGGTAGTGGAGGAAAAGCGCCTTGCGCTGCCGCAGACCAGTGGCTGGGAGCCGCACATAAGACTGAGCAACACCGGCGAAATGACGCCCGCCGTGATTACGCTGCGCAAGCCTGGCAGCACAATCGAACGGCACATCGAGGTGGGTGCGGATGGCCGGGTAGAGGTGCTGGATGCGCAGCCGGAAGACTGA
- the gspG gene encoding type II secretion system major pseudopilin GspG, whose amino-acid sequence MAKTFTRSAALQRGFTLIEVMVVVVILGILAAVVVPRVMDRPDQARTTKAQNDIRALESALNLYRLDNFNYPSTEQGLGALVTRPTGTDAPRNWRSGGYIDRLQQDPWGNDYQYLRPGRDGREFDLYSLGADGRPGGEGSNTDIGNWNIERSADQQ is encoded by the coding sequence ATGGCAAAGACATTTACTCGCTCCGCCGCGTTGCAGCGCGGTTTCACACTGATCGAAGTCATGGTCGTCGTGGTCATCCTGGGCATCCTCGCAGCGGTAGTCGTCCCGCGAGTCATGGACCGGCCAGACCAGGCACGCACGACCAAGGCGCAGAATGACATCCGCGCGCTGGAGAGCGCACTGAACCTGTACCGCCTGGACAACTTCAACTACCCCAGCACGGAGCAGGGTCTGGGCGCGCTGGTCACCCGGCCGACCGGTACGGATGCTCCGCGCAACTGGCGCTCCGGCGGTTACATCGACCGTCTCCAGCAAGATCCCTGGGGTAACGATTATCAATATCTGCGGCCCGGACGCGATGGTCGCGAATTCGACCTGTATAGCCTGGGTGCTGACGGCCGTCCGGGCGGCGAGGGTTCGAACACCGATATCGGCAACTGGAACATCGAGCGCTCCGCGGACCAGCAGTAA